From the Rhinolophus sinicus isolate RSC01 linkage group LG02, ASM3656204v1, whole genome shotgun sequence genome, one window contains:
- the ART4 gene encoding ecto-ADP-ribosyltransferase 4 yields the protein MKLQEQRNTSNTNKCCPLTNRRRKTLPRTTAAPVRGIWLLQVQLPLLLLFSGLQRPTAAIKIDFDLTPHSFDDQYQGCSQQVMEELSQENYFAKEVEAQRNYSRAWNSAHLTWLSRSEALPKDVTITHAVAILVYTLNKNVHSEFTKAMATAATSPRQYEQSFHFKYLHYYLTSAIQLLRKGTAKENVSECYEVHHEADSYLEASTGATIRFGQFLSFSLLRKEAQKFGNQTLFTIFTCMGVPVQTFSLKKEVLVPPYELFEVVNMSYHPRGNWLQLRSAGNLSTYNCQLLKASSITCTPAPVVTAALSVLISAIISSKSGV from the exons ATGAAGCTGCAAGAGCAAAGAAATACTTCTAACACAAACAAATGCTGTCCATTGACCAACAGACGCAGGAAGACTCTTCCCCGGACCACTGCAGCTCCTGTGAGGGGAATCTGGCTCCTTCAAGTGCAACTTCCTCTCCTGCTGCTGTTCTCTGGCCTGCAGAGACCCACG gCTGCAATTAAAATCGACTTTGATTTGACACCACATTCCTTTGATGATCAGTACCAAGGCTGCAGCCAACAGGTCATGGAGGAGCTAAGTCAAGAGAATTATTTCGCAAAAGAAGTAGAAGCCCAAAGGAATTATTCCAGGGCCTGGAATTCTGCCCACTTAACCTGGTTGAGCCGAAGTGAAGCTCTCCCTAAGGATGTGACTATCACACATGCTGTGGCCATCTTGGTTTACACATTGAACAAAAACGTTCACTCTGAGTTCACTAAAGCCATGGCCACTGCTGCCACGTCTCCACGGCAATATGAACAATCATTCCATTTCAAATATCTTCATTACTACCTGACCTCAGCAATCCAGCTGCTGAGGAAAGGAACTGCCAAGGAGAATGTCTCTGAGTGTTACGAGGTGCATCATGAGGCTGATTCCTACTTGGAAGCCTCCACAGGCGCCACCATTCGATTTGGTCAATTCCTATCCTTCTCCCTCCTAAGAAAAGAGGCACAGAAGTTTGGGAACCAAACTCTGTTTACCATATTTACCTGCATGGGTGTACCTGTGCAAACCTTCTCTCTCAAGAAGGAGGTCCTGGTCCCTCCCTATGAGTTGTTTGAAGTTGTAAACATGAGCTACCACCCAAGAGGAAATTGGTTGCAACTGCGGTCAGCTGGAAATCTGAGCACATATAACTGTCAGCTGCTAAAAG